ctGATCTGCatgtttcttcttttggtCTTAATATTATACCGAATGGAAACTGGGTGATGCTGTATCtgttatcttttctttttctctacaTATCCCCCTGCCACCCAATCGtttattttttcagttttaGCCTCTTATTGATGTAGAATTCTCTTTCGTTGTTGTAATATTTAAAGCATTTCTCTTATCACCCTCCCccaaagaaatggaaaatttctGTTTTTAGCTTTATACATAATTTGTGGGCATCTGCCAAACTTATAGAAAATATACGCTGAGTTCCCAACTAATCTGCTTTCAGGATGAACTGAGAGATGCTGTGTTGCTCGTATTTGCCAACAAGCAAGATCTTCCTAATGCGATGAATGCTGCAGAAATTACCGACAAGCTTGGTCTTCATTCACTCCGTCAACGACACTggtaaaatacttttattattgtttgtttctttatttattatttcttctgaagctttgttttatttctgcatatgatttttttttttattcaattatgtGTTTCACGggctcaattttttaaatattccaGAACCTATTACCTATGCTTACTGTTGTGCATAGATTGGATTAAAGAGACTGATCGGGGGTgcttctattttgttttctaaccAAAGCCAATGTGACTCAGTATCATCTGTTCACTAGTTTGCTtcatgttttgaaatttggctTGTCTGCTCCTACTCCGAGCAGCATTATCactttactttctttttagaGAACATCTGTTTAAAGATGGAACTAGATTCTTTGACCAAACTTGATATGAGCTTTTCATTTGGCTTTTTGGAATGTAAGAAGGGCAGAGAGGGCTTGCATGGATGAAGCTCTCCttccttttcattcttctttttaggTTCATCTAGAATTTCATCAGCTTTTATATACACTTGTATTCTAGTTCGTTTCTCACAAATGTTTCATGTGTGATTAGGTTAGGAAAGATATACATTAGCTCCAGAAATCCTCCAACCTCATAAGCATCCTCAGTTTTAGAATATAAAGTCCAATTGCTAGCAACTTTAGTCTCGATTACTTTCAACTTTGAACTACCCATTCTTTCTAAATATTGTCTAGAAGACAGCTCCCTTTTTGGATGTGGGAGACTGAACTTGTAGGcgagtgtgtgtgtgtgttgcCCATAGTTtatactttcattttctttatggaAGTATGgtcttttgaaaaatttgtCCACAATGTTGACTTAGGAACTTTCTACCTCAGAAGTTGCTAAATGTGCATGGATGTGCCATCAAAATTCTACTTTTGAGTGTACTTTTGATGAGAGTATTTTAAGGGAGAAGGATTGTACTATAGAAATGGGTAGAGAAGTTTCCATATCAAcctatttaaatttcattttacgAACGTTTGACAATTTCTCAACTGGAAATGAAGTGATTGAAGACTATAAATTACACTCAAAAGAAGTGGTTTGAGCAGCTGtgctaatatttaaattaacacTTCATTTCAGGTACATCCAGAGCACGTGTGCAACATCTGGAGAGGGTCTATACGAGGGTTTAGACTGGCTTTCCAACAATATTGCTAGCAAGGTAAGCACAAAAGTCTGTTGACATGATCTGAAATCTCATTTTTCCacattttagtttaaattttttcttcatgtttgAATAGTAGAAACTGCGTATTTACTTTGAAAATCACAAAAAACATTTCCACTTGGCCGGATGAATTTGAGACTAATCCGAAAAAGGGATAAAACACTTGCAGTAAAGGGATAACACACTTACACCACCAATAAAGACTGTTAAAAGAACCAAATCTTGTAATCCGTTTTGCTTTGAGAGCTctatctctccctctcttttgtttatttcattttatcaatgAAATCTGTGCTGCAATACTCACTTGGAAGATCATTTGTAAATCTGGAAGCCTCCCTTCTTTTTACAGGCATGAAGCGGTTGAGGCTCTTGAATGTCAGACTGAGCTGTGGGTGAAGTTTGGCGATGATAGGGGTATGGTTCACTTTTCTCAAGAAGTGTCATTAGCAGCAGAACAGTTTGAAACTTCTATAtgtattttctatttgtataCTTGTGACTTGATCTAAAATGATCAAAACCATGTTATAGTTTCTCTGAGAAGTCAACCttgttataattttctttgtgATCATATTATTTTGCCTTTTGAGATCTCCTTTGTCTTTCTACTTGGCTATGGAGTTCAGTCGGACAATCTCATCTGGATCATTAATCGCCTCTGCAAAATGTTTTGCTAGGCTGGTTGGCGGCTATCTGATGCTGGCCTATTGACCCTCAACTCATCCCTCTCCTTAAAATTGgtgaagttttaaaatcaaGTGAAAAATGGTTATCTTATGGGTTTGCTTTCAACTCATCCCATTTTGATCTTGTTGCCAATGCTCTCTTATCTTTTAACATAAGATCACTTTCTTTTCGGCTCATGGAAAGATAGCCACCACACACATTGGATATAGGAAGTTGAACCCTTGAACCTTGAGACATTTACAAACCAGAACACAGGTTTCCTTTGCTTTTGAATACTATTTCCTTCATTTAACTACAGCCATATATGCCTAGGGAGCTTCATGATTTAGTAGATTTTGTACAAAACATATTAGAATATCGTCTACTTTTTAGACTACAGATGAGGACGTTGTCTTTATTCATCCCCGTGTAGTTTATACTTTTGTGTTTCGGATTGATCTGGGTTCGACCCATCAAATATTATGATTCTATATGCAATTGTTAATCAGGTAGCACTTTTGGAGATAGATATTTAACAAGCTCCCTTTTCTGAATTCGAAGCCAACCAGCTTCAAAATTGGACAGTAGCTATGTTCCATATAGGTTAAAGTTCAATTAGTGGCTCTTGATGTTGCATAAGCTTATTAGAGTGTTTAATTGGACAGATTCTTGTGTATAGGTCACATTGTCCAAGGTGTGTTGCTATGCagattcttaaaaattatatttatttattttttaaaactatgtcCATGAATTTAAACAacatttattacaaatgaattcaatatccATGCATTAACATCGCTTCCATCCCCTTTTCTTATAATTCATAAACAAGCATCATGATACACAAGTGTTGAAAACGATTGCTGTAAACTATTATTTAAAACCCTAGTGACCTAAGACTATTACAAATTGATTGGGtccataacttttttaaaaacatcaaaaagtCATATTTGTCCTTCAAACTCACCTCCCCTTCTACTTACCCTAAATGTTCATTCCCCTCATTGACCAATTGATTCATGTCATGCATAGAATGGAAAACAATGTACATGTTCTATATTCctcatacatacatatatgcatacatacatataaaCATGCCCGTTTCACTATATATAAGCCTTCATCCATCCTTACATTTTATTAGCTTCCCACTCCAAGGTAGTGAGAGAGGATGGGTACAGAGAGGTTAAGCTCTTCTCAGGATGATAATGAACTGAGAAAGGGGCCATGGACATTGGAAGAAGACTTAATTCTGATGAATTACATTGCCAATCATGGTGAAGGAGTATGGAATTCACTGGCCAAAGCTGCAGGTAaattctctctgtttcttttaccttccttttcctttttgactGCAATCTTGTAGATGGGATGTTTTGGCTTCATGCTTTCTTATGCTGAATGGTATTTTTCTGCATTTGTAGGTCTCAAACGTACCGGGAAGAGTTGTCGCCTCCGATGGCTGAACTATCTTCGGCCTGGCGTTCGGAGAGGCAATATAACTCCTGAAGAGCAGGTCTTGATCATGGACTTGCATTCTAAATGGGGCAACAGGTCAGTTTCTTGATCTTGTGGTCATGTTTAAAGAGAAGTTACCTGAATTTTTTATGACATTCTATtctgaaaacaaagaaaagtttTTAAGAACAGCTCCTAGTCCACATATCTCTGATGATTATGAATCTTCTTTTTGGAATGTTTGACATGGAAGCAAGATCATCTCTCTGTACAAGATTCCATTTAGGACAGCTTTGTtgcacgttttaaaaacctgctaaaaagaaaactaaagtGATGaaaactttccatttttactCAGTTGTtagcattttcttttcatgatcAAATAAGgagaatataaatatagtGGAAAACTCAGAACAACATggtattctaaaataaaaaattggcaGGTGGTCAAAAATTGCGAGACAGCTTCCTGGAAGAACAGACAACGAGATAAAGAATTACTGGAGGACGAGGATACACAAGCATATGAAGCAGCAAGAGGAAGGCGAGAAAGTTGGTGAGCTGATGATATCGATCGCTAGCGGTTTGGAGACGAACGACGATGGTGGCATCAGCCCTTGTAGCCAAGTTTCAAGCATTCATAATGTTGCAGAGCCGATGGAGATCAGCCATGACTACCTCCCATCATCTCAAGGAGATATTGAGGCTATGGCCTATGAGCACACAACTTGGCCTCGTGAGAATGGGGCAAGTAATGACAACTACTGGAGCATGGAGGATCTCTGGTCCATGCAATTACTTAATTGAAATGTTTGCAGGGAGGAACAAGAGCTGTGTTTAAATTATGTATAGTTTaaccttaaataaaaattttcctTCTATAGTTTTGATCTTTTTTATGGGATGTTCATCAGAAACTCATGTTGATGTTTCTTTCGCTCGGCCAAACCGAGCGGTCTCATTCGATTCACACGTGTCATTACTAGTAGCAAAATTTTACTTAACTAGCAATGACTATACGAGACTTGTTATTTCAACCAAAACTTTTACTTTCGATTTTggcaaataaataatgaatagTACTTTCTTTCGGGTaacatatataaaagaaacctGCTAATAGTTAGAAGTTCATAAGTGGCTTACTCATCACAATTTCATAGCTCTTTTGAAACATGACAAGTCGACATGGCACTCGAAATTAATCGATGTATATTATTAAAGTGAATTTAAAAGAATCATTACTCTCGTAAAATATTGAAGGaccaaattaaaaagtatagaAACTCGAAAAagcaaaatttaaagatgggaataaaaaaaaaaggaataaaggtgaaattattttaaagttaggGACCATAGAGataaaaagtaagaaaataaatttacattaaataaattattatagtGAAAACAGATTTTCGTCAACTTCCTTACTTAAATGTGAGAAAAATATGAGAGCATAGCTTCATGCTACAACTTCACTTACTAGATTTTGGACTAATTTAAAtctcatttaattaatatttttaatgataataaatatacacactactaattaatttaaaatttagttaaatgTTCCTGTACAAGTGCTCCTATGTTGTTACACCGTACTCTCTTCCATCAAACCAACCACCTTTGATCAAAGGATAGAATGGCTCTCAAAAGTTTAGTTATGTTTCGGTTCATTTCGATACTCAAATTTATCTAAACAATAATTTGAGATTAACGTGATACTCGAGTAAAAGAGtaatacatgaatgaaccaataCCATATCTAAACGAGAGCAATCCTGAGGATAGTATAACTaagaaaaactgaaaatttctatttatatcAATAAGGTGCAACTTTCTTTTCAGTGGCTCGATCATAGGAATTTCATGGTGAAACGTGTTTTACTTTGAGAAATTATATATTGGGTGACCTCTTAGAATCCATGTGAGTTgaatgactcgtgttggtttgtgaaAATAGTCTTTACTCTTAGAAGTAAGGAGTAAGTAGCTTGACCATGTTGGAGAGGAAGGTAAACTTGACTTCATTACCTAACTGTGCAACTCTCGACTCTCTTCCTTTGCTTGcattgtattttaaatttataattattaaaatcaggagccaaacattaaaaaaaaattacaaatgcAAAAAGTCTTCAAAAGCAAATCGTGCTAGAGAAGCatgtatatgtgtgtgtatatatatagatcaTGATAAAGCAAATATGTGAGTGTGCTTGTCTCTTATTATATAAGCACATGTTAAATAAAAACCATGAAATACATGACATGCACGTGGAACATTTTGGAAAATTCCTTCACATGTTATGGTCGGCCATATGTGTACAGACATGTCCTCCATGCTGTCGTGTCCTAAAATGCTTAGGAGGACATCCTACAACATTTTTTACCTTAATGGGCCAATCTGCCTTTGGGTTGGGCTTGGCCCAATTTTTATTGGATCCCGAAACTCTACAATACAGAAAGCCCACAAGAAATACTACAACCTATTTTCCATATAAATGGGCCAATCTTCGTTTGGGTTGGGCTTGGCCCAATTTATTGTTCctgaacaaaaattaatattttaaaccaaTTTATTCATGGAATTATATTAATAGAAAAGTGACAGGTATTATGTGGCAGTGGTCGGCCCCGTATCGTTATCCTTCCCCT
This genomic window from Cucurbita pepo subsp. pepo cultivar mu-cu-16 chromosome LG01, ASM280686v2, whole genome shotgun sequence contains:
- the LOC111800696 gene encoding myb-related protein 305-like, yielding MGTERLSSSQDDNELRKGPWTLEEDLILMNYIANHGEGVWNSLAKAAGLKRTGKSCRLRWLNYLRPGVRRGNITPEEQVLIMDLHSKWGNRWSKIARQLPGRTDNEIKNYWRTRIHKHMKQQEEGEKVGELMISIASGLETNDDGGISPCSQVSSIHNVAEPMEISHDYLPSSQGDIEAMAYEHTTWPRENGASNDNYWSMEDLWSMQLLN